The Micropterus dolomieu isolate WLL.071019.BEF.003 ecotype Adirondacks linkage group LG14, ASM2129224v1, whole genome shotgun sequence DNA segment acattctttaacaggcacacacatgtacacacacacatacagacacattcacccacacacagtctcacacatagacacaaacaaatttaggttgtccctggtagaattattcctgatgcttttctttcagttacttatttaaattaattattattccagctctcgttgctgtgctgtgttgcttatttagtgtgctggactgtttcttgttttcatttttctcttagttgtcttactatgtcagctgtttattgctgctgttcggctggttgtcttttactattattattatttttattgtttgttgttgtttttctcctccccaagcccccctctctattctattgcaggtttcgttaatttctgcaattggtgtttcccgctgcttttccctgttgtccccaccttccatcccccttcttttacaggtcttgtcctttctctgtgctgtctgtttgtgctcccccatccccgtgtctgcccccctgtccggccgggtgacaaatcaatacataattaaataaataataaaacagacaaaggagtatattaatactctcttgttaaagtaaaatctgtctggcacaatatggtatccaggtcatcatactctataccaggctgctgggcaggacaggtttaaaaaaacaacaaaacaaaaaacaaacaaaaagaaagacatatGAGACTTAAAGGACACAATACAATGTACCTAATACATTCCTATTTCTGAATTCCTCGTAGAATTATTTGAATTAGAACTTAAATCTAATACTCTTCTACTGACCATTGTGACCATTCATATTTCAATGATTACTGGTAACAAACATAACCTTATAAAAATCTGTGAATCCCTCCTCACAGGACTGTTTTTCCTACTCTGTTGTCTGCCATGCATGGGATTTTTTATTCATGCACTCAATTCTTGGAATTTAGAGATGCACATCATAGAAAAACTCCACACTCCTCTGTGTCAACATCCACTTCCTGTCAAAGTCAGAATACTATAAGACATGTGTTGTGGAGGTCAGCGTATTTGGGGATTTATTTCTGGGGGCTAGAGTTCAAGTCACTTGCACCAAGAAAACACTTTTAATCAGGGGATCGAACACTGCAGAGCGCAGATGAACTCCACTCTATTGAAAATAATTGCCTTGGTGTGAATGCAggttttttttcacaaacaaGGGCAGGAAGGACTGTGAGATTGAACACCAGTGAGGTCCATCAGTTCATCAGCTGTGTGCTGTAAAGGCGTTATATTGGACAGCggaagtgaaaagaaaaaaagtaagcTAACCTAATTCATTGGTTGATGATGACACTTGGGTGGCGCAAAAGAAAAAGCTCTTAGCACTTCGGTTTCTAGCTGGGTGATTTCTAACTTTTTGCAGGTGGAAGGCCAGTGAGGGATCACAACTTTGTTGCTAAACTAGCTAGTTCGAAAATTTTGGCAGAATGGCTAATGTCAATTTTGAGACTGTGTAAGGGGCTTATAAATCTGAAAGGACCTTAAACCAACACTTTTTCACATGGAGAGGAGCTGTTTGAGAACCATGACTGAAAGGAGACCCCCCCAAGCCCCTATCATAATCGTAGAACCATAACTAATTAGAAAGACTGTATCTCCCTGCTAATATGGTTGTGCCAAGAACCATAGCTGTGTTGTAATGAATTCCCCTGGTTGCAGTGGTAATCCTGATGCGGTCGactaattaaaatgaatagtGTGATCAAAATTCTCAACATCATACTTCCTCCTGAATGATTATACAAACTCATTATGGTCTAACAAACATTACTGCTGAGTCAATAAATCGTATCACCTGCAAAGGCAGCAATTGTCCCCTTGATGTGGTTGGTGTAGTCTCCTTCAATGCCATGTAGATGCTCGCCAAAGAGGAATGGTGGCCGGGCGATAAGGATGACTCCAGTGAGGGTAAAAACAGTGAAGACACAGTCCCAGATTGTGCACCTCTCCTTCAGGAAGACCCAGGCCAGGAGGGAGGTAAAGACTGGATTACTGAGGGTGGACAATGAAAGAAGATTAACAGATTAATAGTAGGAGGTGAGAGTATATGCAAAAGGTTTTAATTGTCCTGGTAGAGTTAACTAAATCAAATATAGAGGGAAGCTGAGAGAAAAGTGGTGAGAATATTGTCTCAACAGATTTGTCTCATATGGGGTATACAGCTCCATTTGAATCCACTTTCCCAGATCTTTAATTAATTGCTGACATGATATGGAGAGAGAGATACATAATTGAGTGGAATGCTGGAAAGTGAGATAAAGAGAtgagggagaggaaagaaagagaacgCAAGGAGATTATCGAAAAAGGCGACAGCCGTACAAATCAGGAAGGAAAGAACCTATTTGTGGTGTCAGTATAATCTCCACTAATTAGCCACAATCAATTAAGTCCCTACGTACTCTTACCTGAACATGATGACAGTGGCGTCCGCCAGCGGCATCTGCTGAACAGCATAGAAGAGCAGGATCATGGCATTGGAACCAATGAAACCACGAAGCACCAGATATTTACGCTTGTCCCTGGGACCAAGGAAACCTGTCCTGGAGGAGCAGAGATATGAGGATGATGGATGAATGAGTGACTGGATGGAGGGGTGGATGATCAGACTGACTAACACTGGatgttaaaaaacataattttagaaAGAAATGGATGGTGAAAGATTGAGCAGCTGAGAGATGACAAATAATCAGATGCTGGATTGATGGGTAGATTTAGATAATATGGAGATGATCAtgatggatggacagatgaaTGGGTGGAGCTGAAAAGGGAGGTGGTAGTGAACGAGTGTAAAAACAATGAGGAATGtagaggatggatggatgaataggaaaatgaatgaatagaaGTACTGGTGATAGTCTTTGCTAATTAAGATTCATTTTGATTCTTTGGGTCACATTCTGAAGTGAACTGGTTTTCTATCCATTCACGCAAAGATGAAAGCATAGGTGTACGTTTTATTTCCCAGTGTTAAGTGCATCATCACAAGCTAGTGGAATAAATGACTCTTAGAAGCaattttttctttccctttgtATACTTTCTCTTTGTACTTCTGTTATTTGGATTATTTGTCTTTTAAGATTTTGTCTGGAGGACACTGAACACATTGTGATAAGACTATGATTCAGATGGCTTggtttaaacattattttagaATATGACATTGAATCTACTAAGATTTTACCTCATGTGCATGTCTGTATTACAACTTAAAATACCTTGCACACTATTGCATTTCAGAAGTGGTTTATTTCATGCATCTCTATTTGTTGTAAGTACTGATAACCATCATCggctggatttcaaacaacgatgagacttcatatcgggaggaaattcataatcttatagagtggtgctcagagaacaacctactgctcaacgtcagcaaaactaaggagttgatcattgattttaggaagaaggagataaagacacactcctttctacatcagtggtgctgaggtagagcaggtgaatagtttcaggttcctgggaatcagcatcacagagaacctgacacgGTCTGGTGAACAAAGCTCAGAAATGACTATATTTCTTGatgaagcttaagaaggccaaattcccaatCCAAggtcttgtcagcttttacagaggagcgatagaaagcatcctgactggaaacatcacaaactggcatgggatgtgcacggctcaggaccggagggctctgcagcgggtgattaaaactgctcagatcattggtacccatctcctcagcatcagtgatatcggtgaggtgaggtgcctacgcagagcccaaaggatactaaaggacagtacccagcCTGTttaccctgctgccttctgggaagagatatagaagtttcagctgccacaccaccagtctacagagcagctttttcccccaagctatcagactcttaaactctaattcatcctcagcactgctgcattgattatagtttatttctgtttaccgttattttataattgattctatattaatgtaatattgtctgctatgtagtaGAAGGgagttaaaaaacacaatttctctctataacatgttatattgtgacaataaacctacctacctatctCCCAGATGTCAAGTTCGTTGTATATTTTAACAATGTTGTTTGGagaaaatttgaaaaaattGAAAGTTTGGTACTTAAATAACATTTGTGagtacattaaaacaaataaccacATGTGGGAAACCTTCTTAACACTGGATCTACACAGTATATTTTTCCATCAACTGGGGCGAGGGGTAATGATACATGTCTCTCACAGTATTTTCACAACTTAAACTTGTCTGAGCAGTGCTTGTACGTTAAGCCCGGATACTTGCCTATGAAGTGAGCGCAAACACAAATGCAGGAATCCCAAGAAATAAATAACTAGCAGGTATATGCACCACCTTGCTGAGTTTATGCACATAATCTTTTCACAACATAGAAATTGTTGGTTTGACTGTATGGGAGTGCTACTGTTGCCCTTATTATGGCAAACTTTGTATGTGTACATCTTAAACCTGGGAATCAAATCTGATACTCTTTAAGTGTGGAAAAGTAAATGTTTGAGTTTCTCCATCATGCTTACTTGTGGTAGATGAGTAACGGCATAACAAAAAGCATCTGGAAGAAGCAACGTATGGCGCTGATCTCTATGGCGTGGACACCCTGGATGGTTTTCACTAAGAGGGCAATGATGGAGAAGAAAACTGTGGACAGTAGAGCATAGAACAAACCGATACCTGGACATCTCTTTGGCTTCTCTGGGTCTgtgaaacaaagagaaaaggagTGAAATAACAAGGAGTGAGGGTAGAGAAACAGAACAGAGAAACAGTTAGGTatgaggggagagaaagagaggagggggcTTTAAGAGGGATGTCACTGTGGATGTCAAAAAATACTGCTTGTTCTGTTGTGCTAATGTTGACACAGTAACTGCAGGATGAAGCCGTGAAGCTCAGGGTATGTTATTGAACTCCATGTGGTCCCAGTAAAAAATCAgttcaaaaaaacacaaacaaaagatcTGCAGACAGCGGTGTAGTGTTTGCAAACCCTGCCTGTGGAGCAATAAACTGATATGCTTGTGGAGATAACATTTCAACCTGAGGTCACTCAAGCCTCTTTGTCTACAAAATGCGGTGTACTTACCATTCCATTTATTACAGACGGTATTTGTTTTCCTAACCTAGCACCAAGCCAAGGATGCAGATGTCCCTAACCTTTAAGTTGTCATGTTATAGTAGTGCTatcatatttgtttgtgtatagCGGGTATTTTTTGTTCTTAGTTCACTATACTGCCtagcagacacagacaggatgaTTAGTagtgttacatttactgcatcactattacagtattatactcgtatttttaacacttttttgcTTTGAATCAAAAGTCTGTGTggtaaaaaatgtgtgtgtttctgcattgTCATCGTTTACTGATCCTGGCCTTTTACCTCTGCCAAGCATATCCAAGACTGTCCATTCAGAAAGATTACAAGACTGTGGGATGTCTCGATTTCTTTATACTTTTGACTGAGTTCTGTTGTTTAGACTAGATAGCTAAGAAGAGCCATCCACACATCTACTTTTGACCTTGTTTTCTTGTGTATATCCAGACTGTTGCAAAGATTGTTTGGCAAGCAAAATCTATGTCACCACAGTTGTGTGTCAGTCCCATGGTACCAGTTATTGCAattatattaattcattttaagaCAACAGGGACTacttagtttgtttttttttattaacaaaaatggAACCTGGCCTGAATTGCAATGTTATTCATCAGTCTGTAAACAATAATGATGAATTACTGTTATTTACTCTTATCTCAACTAATTATTGCCAAATGTAACCAAAGAACTGAAACTGAAACCCCAttagaagaaacaaataaacCTGAAATAATGATGTGTGTAGACAATGCATTTGTACTCTAGTACTAGTGTCAGGTTTCCTTCTTCACGTGCTCTGTGGTAACATCATTATTCACCAGATACAAAAGGTACACAAAGGGAAACTGACGTCAGCGGGCATTGAGTGCAATTCTCACTTACTGGTAAAATTCCAAGAGAAAGACAAATCTCTTTTGTTCCGCATACTTACACCATTGGGAGCGCCAACAGTTTCACACCTCTTTTGTAGATTTTGTAGCTTATTGAACTAGAGTGTCCAGCAAAATATATTCTGATCAACACTGTAGCCACATTAATGGAACtattttgaatacattttaaaaacaagctcTTATAAGAGTACTATGCCTGCAGCTATGGTGGCCCTGGTGCTGTAAAAGCGCACAGTCATCCATCTTCTTTAAGGATGATGcaagctgtacaccagtttatcCGCTCCACATTTAGCAACCGAGTTGTTAAGGATTAAAGGGAATGGGCATCTAAGTAGTTATTATTATGCATAATTTGGAGAAATTAAGACATATTCCCATTAAAATGATTTCCTATATCACTTGGGCAGTGGGCTGATGCCTAGTTTTACTGTGACTCAGCATTTTATAAAAGTACGTTTAAATTACGTGAAATTACATTTGCGACAGCCTTAAAGAAAATACAGTTCATATagtttataaaaatgtgtaaaacgACTTTAACTGTGCTTCCATTCGACTATATCCCATAGGCTAATAGGCTACACGTGATATCAGCACAGTTATTACAGATACATGACGTTACGGTTATGTAGCGTGAGAGGCTACGCAGGAAGTCGTAGCTTCTCTGGCTGCTTCTCACGCAATATTTCAGCATCTTCCTCCCATCATAATATTCATTAACAGGCGACACTGGTGTGCTGACGGGGGACACGCTTGAGATTAAATGCCGTTTAACTAACTACAGTGCGTGCGCTCCTCTACCTTCACGTGCGCTTTCTTCTCGGGATACGGGCTCGCTTCCGACGCAAAACGTCGGCGGGCAAAGCGTTTTCCTCTCGCTGCCTTCCGGCGAGTCCTCGCTCCCTCTCGCTTCCTCCTCAGCATCATCGCCGTAATCACACGCCACCCGGCAGTTATTTTGCAAGTGAATCCTCTCTGCTGTCCGTTCATCATCATCACCGCCGCCACACACGTCGTCGTGGTCGTCGCCGCTGTTTGTGCCATGGGTGTCAACTTTGTGAAACACTACAGTAATGTCGTCCTCTACGGATAAAGCCCGCTCGTGTGCACAGTGGTTACAGTCGCCCATGTTAAGATGTGACGGCTGAGCGACAGCATGCCTTCAACAGAGTACTATCCGCCTTCTTTGGTGCGCTGGGTGACTGAGAAAGCAAGGTTAATGACTAACCTTGGTGGCAGGATACGAGCTCGCATGCGGTGGTTACTTTACCCACAGGGGGGCAGAACTGGGCCCAAAGCAACTCTGCTGGACAACTAAAACATTACCCTACGTTTACGCCCATTGTAGAGGGGGCAGTGGAGATTTGAACCAACCAAAACTCAGTTTACACACATTTAAGCTGACAGACAGTCTTTATGAAACAGTAGTCTACATGACTAAGAAGATTAAGAAGTACTTTAAACTCAATATGTAGACTACATTATATGAATGAAACAACAGTAGGCCAGGATTATGTCTTAGTGTTGCATACATATGACTTTTAACTGCTGAAAGTATTCGTTGTTCATACTGCTGGATTTTTGAGCTGTTATGGATTCCCTAGGTCATAGTTAAATCCTTTCTATAATCCGCCACAGCGGGGTGCCCATAATACCCTGACTGAACTGTATATCTTCTGCTTTCAACTATCAAGAAGACACATTCATAAAGCCAAGACAAACCATCAGAAAGAATcacaaattgattttaaaaaaatacaataaagaagACTCTTACTGATTGAATGATAATAGACACTGAACCAGATTTGCTGTGTGAGAAATACAACATAATTTTACTGGCAAATCAGTTGCAACAATAAAAGAACGCTCATCTCTGATTTagcattttagtattttattaatACTGTCCATAAAACACAATGAGCAAGATGACAAAGGAATTGCTAAAAACCTCGATCCTTACCTAACTAGACGAGACTGACACAAGTAAGCCTATACTGTTTTGCTGAAGCATCATGTCACACAGCATTAAAAGAAGTcgtccttttttttgtttttttatatctaCATTAAATTCTATAtctatgaaaaataaaacactgagtGTGGTCCCCCTCTACGTACAAAAGCGATATCATATAAATTACTTTACACAGCATTGTAAAAACGTAAACATTATATTTGGCAAATAGTTGTCAGTGAAGTGGTTAATTGTTATCTGACTTCTGGCTCCTTTGTGTCAGAATAAGAGGACCGTGTGAAAGCACAGGTACTAGGTGCTGCACAGTGGTTGGCTTTTTAGTTGCGgagtaaagacaacaatggttTTGTCAATGAGGGAGAAAAGGGGCAAGAGTGCAGTGAAAGAGGGAGGGCCAGGTGGCACAGTGGGATGCTTCTAGCGAGTCATTCATCAGGGATCAACACTATGAGTGTCTGTATCATACGTACAGTCTTGCTTAACTGATGGCCATAGAGTAGACAGGacggagatttttttttttttttcaaacctcAGTTTCTCACAGTTTTCAGTGTATCCTTCATTTCCTATATTATGGTCACCTCTTTAAGTGTAAAGTAGCTACAATAGACTGATGGAAAACAAGTAGAATGGACTCAACTCTAAGCAATTAGTAGTCATTTTACCCGCATTTGGTTGGAAGCTAGTATTATTTTCCAGCTCCAGTCTTATAGCAACAAACTACCCCTAACATTGCAAACTATGGTGTTGCGGCTGTTGCACTGTCATAAACTTGGATTAGATTCCACTTTAAATAATGTCTTGTAATTATATTCTGCTCTGAAGTCAATTCTCCTTAAGTGCTTTGTTTAATTAAAGACAAAGTAAAGACAATGTCTCTTGTCCCTGTAGTTTTTCTAGAAAACTACGCTTCAGTCTGAACACATTTTGCCCCTGCCCCTCAAGAATACTTCCCTATTTACCTATCATTGTATAAGTCATAAGCACGACCAAACTCCTGAATCTTTAAAAATCAAATTCCTACGatagaaacaaaaaacacagtatgGAGTTTAATCCTGCCAgtacacctgcagacagaagCAGTGATTTGATAGCTTGTTTTTCCTGAAAGATAGTCAGTTCGCACATTGAGTGGAAGCTCTTTTTTAAAATGGAGAATAAGGCATTCCCTAAGGAATCAATATGAAAATACAAGGGGTTTATCAGAATTAAGTATTTACAGCAGGTTGCCAAACATAGGTATCAGGGGCCGTGTAGAATATATTGTCAAACTCAGTGATCATAACCAGTGTAAGAATTTCAACCACTTAATCTCAACCTAACCTAGCCTAACCTGACCTGACTTGACCTAACCTAACCTAACCTAAAGGTCCTGGATTGTATTTGAAACAACTCTTTAGATAATTTGACCTTCTGCTTGAAACTTCCTTTTGTAGATGGAGATTGCTGGTGGATACTAATGAGACTGACAAGTTATCACAGAAGAAAGCATTTGAATGGTAGTGTAGATAATTTGTCCCAAACTGTCGAGGGGTTTAATTACTCAAATCGATCATGAGGTGCTCGTATATCTGAGTTTTCCCCTTGAAGCTGGATGCGAGCAGGAACACCCGGTCGTCAATGGAAACTGGAGAAAATGAACGAGGTGCCTGGACATTCAGCTCCTGAGATGGGACAAACTGGCCCCTATTGGTGTCCCATTGGTAGACCTGTGTCAGTGAATAATCGCTGCCCAAAATGGCATACTGCCAGTTGCCAATGGAGACAGGCTGGAACACCATAGAGCCACGGGA contains these protein-coding regions:
- the slc35g1 gene encoding solute carrier family 35 member G1, which codes for MGDCNHCAHERALSVEDDITVVFHKVDTHGTNSGDDHDDVCGGGDDDERTAERIHLQNNCRVACDYGDDAEEEARGSEDSPEGSERKTLCPPTFCVGSEPVSREESAREDPEKPKRCPGIGLFYALLSTVFFSIIALLVKTIQGVHAIEISAIRCFFQMLFVMPLLIYHKTGFLGPRDKRKYLVLRGFIGSNAMILLFYAVQQMPLADATVIMFSNPVFTSLLAWVFLKERCTIWDCVFTVFTLTGVILIARPPFLFGEHLHGIEGDYTNHIKGTIAAFAGAIGAAFTFVVLRKIGKSVHYYLSVWYYAVIGFIECIITVSVLGEWKIPFCGRDRWMLMLIAVLGIAGQTFLTKALQIEKAGPVALMRTVDVLLAFIFQFIFFNRAPTWWSLGGALCVVASTSGLALRKWYSNSRKS